From the genome of Blautia pseudococcoides, one region includes:
- a CDS encoding alpha-L-fucosidase: protein MYRFDRTEYDKRMEWYKDARFGMFIHWGLYAIPARGEWIRSVEEVPKEEYMKYFREFNPVDFDAKAWAKAARDAGMKYVVLTAKHHDGFCLFDSKHTDFKSTNTKCGRDFVKEFVEAVRGEGLRVGLYFTLLDWYHEDYPHYGDKNHPMRNNKAYTNENRNFDNYLTYMHNQVREICTNYGKLDILWFDFSYDDMRGEKWRATELVDMVRSLQPEVIIDNRLEVSGEGYGSLASGNPMPYHGDFVSPEQIIPPNGIQDVNGEDLVWESCVTMNNNWGYCAEDHYFKPASMLIKKLVECVSKGGNMLLNVGPDAKGNIPIESMEILHEIGRWMKKNKESIYGCGKAEIEKPDFGRVTRRGNHLYFHIYENTIGPVPLQGFKKEEVKGIRYLATGAEIPISDSWVHSDYPDMVFANLGPDPVLLDAVDTVLDVVLK, encoded by the coding sequence ATGTACAGATTTGACAGGACAGAGTATGATAAACGTATGGAGTGGTATAAGGACGCCAGATTTGGTATGTTTATTCATTGGGGGCTGTATGCCATTCCTGCAAGGGGCGAGTGGATCCGCAGTGTGGAGGAAGTGCCGAAAGAAGAGTATATGAAATACTTCCGGGAGTTTAATCCCGTGGATTTCGATGCGAAAGCCTGGGCAAAGGCAGCAAGAGATGCGGGAATGAAGTACGTGGTTCTTACGGCGAAGCATCATGACGGATTCTGCCTCTTTGACAGCAAGCACACAGATTTTAAGTCAACCAATACAAAGTGCGGCAGGGATTTTGTAAAGGAATTTGTGGAGGCTGTACGGGGAGAAGGGCTGAGAGTGGGATTGTATTTCACTTTGCTTGACTGGTATCATGAAGATTATCCTCATTATGGGGACAAGAATCACCCCATGCGAAACAACAAAGCCTATACCAATGAGAACAGAAATTTCGACAATTATCTCACATATATGCATAATCAGGTGAGAGAAATCTGCACCAATTATGGAAAATTGGATATCCTGTGGTTCGATTTCTCTTATGATGACATGCGGGGAGAAAAATGGAGGGCGACAGAGCTTGTGGATATGGTACGCAGCCTCCAGCCGGAAGTGATCATTGACAACCGCCTTGAAGTAAGCGGAGAGGGATACGGTTCACTGGCTTCGGGGAATCCGATGCCTTACCACGGGGATTTTGTAAGTCCTGAGCAGATAATACCTCCAAACGGCATTCAGGATGTGAACGGGGAAGACCTTGTATGGGAATCCTGTGTGACTATGAACAACAACTGGGGTTACTGTGCAGAAGACCATTATTTCAAACCCGCTTCCATGCTCATCAAAAAACTGGTAGAATGTGTATCAAAAGGAGGCAATATGCTTCTTAACGTAGGACCGGATGCAAAAGGAAATATTCCTATAGAATCTATGGAAATACTCCATGAGATCGGAAGATGGATGAAGAAAAACAAAGAAAGCATCTACGGATGCGGCAAAGCAGAGATTGAAAAACCGGATTTCGGCCGTGTGACCAGAAGGGGAAATCATCTGTATTTTCATATATATGAAAATACCATAGGACCTGTCCCTCTTCAAGGATTCAAAAAAGAAGAGGTAAAAGGCATCCGCTATCTGGCAACAGGGGCAGAGATTCCAATCTCCGACAGTTGGGTGCACAGCG